The Cryptococcus deuterogattii R265 chromosome 3, complete sequence genome has a segment encoding these proteins:
- a CDS encoding alpha-mannosidase → MGIHDPITSSKSDYPQRTTAAEYKHLGSIRGRLDQFIGGHYAGYNLSSLLFAHRLDDSQHVKLEVWSAPGLTKPSFEEAKRQTFESTKKGESFGPSWTNHWFKVTLHIPNEWSDYEKVQFEFDCSGEAMIFTTDGDPIHGLTGGFGDDRRVEFIIPRSARNAGVVHYYIEASCNGMFGINDLDPPDPNRYYHLNSADLVVPNEEAWRLMWDFNAIRQVHNTLPGDSALAKKAQWVANEIMNVFETGSLESVARGREVAQTILGRDWEKNIQEESENAGMEKGVLWGVGHCHIDTAWLWPFHVTQQKSARSWSTQCDLMDRYPEHRFSATQAQQFKWVEQLYPSLFARIKEKVSDGNFQPLGATWVEMDTNLPSGEALIRQFLYGQRYYESRFGFRSDTFVLPDTFGYSSQLPQISRQAGAKNFFTQKLSWNSVNNFPHSTFNWVGLDGSQVLTHMTPVNNYNSQCNIDDIRRGVTGHKNLDVTSQALLLFGNGDGGGGPTPPMLEKLRRARAIGQHPDAGGQLPLVKMGGSFSEFFDSVRKETENGIRLPYWRGELYFELHRGTYTSHASIKKGNRKSEILMRQAEYAATIASLVDTDYEYPKERFDTAWEDLLLCQFHDVLPGSGIAMIYEDAEKKYAALHSSITDILNEANSILFKQSAPLPSSSLAEVQSQIFAVNTLLNYPRREVVEVHLGEEEATSLRQVSAQVTDDQKKGWLLMSTGKDGGMVALPKGIYTSPRVTIVLEKDGVAVMSNDNISLKIKDGRIASVYDKILEKELIAPGQTGGLVIMEDHPNSWDAWDVDDFHLEKQKHLKFGSLRVKANGPLRGIISTTCQVGRSLIQIDIIMDAIEASVKASARSMIRFDAVVDWKEKHQFLKFEIPFDIYSDFATYDTQFGAIARPTHRNTSWDAAKFEVCAHKFADLSEYGYGVAILNDCKYGYATQGNIMRLSLLRAPTKPDADCDTGTHSFSFAIYPHSGTFIESDVAQVAHAFNSPLSLRCAPKDFLTNVSPLAKSSPFALEGAANVMLETIKRGEDDQVSGDKAKTIILRVYEHLGGHAKVKLNIRHLAVMKAELVNILEDQLETLHLYPLDDKEKATFALEDEKNPHSGDSFYVQLSMRGYEVQTVRLTVKGKGSKAEPEGWIKL, encoded by the exons ATGGGAATCCATGACCCTATCACATCCTCCAAGTCGGACTACCCTCAGAGGACTACTGCGGCTG AGTATAAGCACCTCGGGTCTATTCGCGGCCGTCTTGATCAATTTATC GGGGGCCATTATGCCGGCTATaacctctcctctcttttaTTTGCTCACCGCTTAGACGATTCACAACATGTCAAGCTCGAAGTTTGGTCAGCCCCCGGCCTCACTAAGCCcagctttgaagaagccaagCGCCAAACCTTCGAATCTACTAAGAAAGGCGAATCCTTCGGGCCAAGCTGGACGAATCATTGGTTCAAAGTCACTCTTCACATCCCTAACGAGTGGTCAGATTATGAGAAGGTCCAGTTCGAATTTGACTGTTCTGGCGAAGCCATGATATTCACCACAGACGGTGATCCGATCCATGGCCTGACGGGTGGGTTTGGAGACGACCGACGTGTCGAATTTATCATCCCTCGCTCCGCTCGGAATGCTGGAGTCGTCCATTATTATATCGAGGCGAGCTGTAACGGCATGTTCGGTATTAACGATCTGGACCCTCCTGATCCTAATAGGTACTATCATTTGAATTCCGCTGATCTGGTAGTCCCCAACGAAGAGGCATGGAGATTGATGTGGGACTTCAACGCAATCCGCCAAGTGCACAATACTCTCCCGGGTGATTCGGCCCTGGCCAAAAAGGCGCAGTGGGTGGCCAATGAGATAATGAATGTGTTTGAGACGGGAAGCCTGGAGAGTGTGGCAAGGGGACGAGAAGTTGCACAAACTATCCTTGGTAGAGAttgggagaagaatatTCAGGAGGAGAGCGAAAACGCtggaatggagaagggcgTACTCTGGGGTGTTGGACACTG TCATATTGACACTGCCTGGCTCTGGCCTTTCCATGTGACACAACAGAAATCAGCTCGATCTTGGTCGACTCAGTGCGATCTCATGGACCGTTACCCCGAACATCGCTTCTCCGCTACCCAAGCTCAACAATTCAAATGGGTCGAACAACTTTATCCCTCGCTTTTTGCTAggatcaaggaaaaggtatCTGATGGTAATTTCCAACCTCTTGGAGCGACGTGGGTTGAGATGGATACGAATCTACCGTCAGGTGAAGCTTTGATAAGACAGTTCCTGTATGGGCAAAGATACTATGAGAGCAGGTTCGGCTTTAGATCTGATACATTCGTCTTACCTGATACTT TTGGTTACTCCAGTCAGCTACCTCAAATTTCTCGGCAAGCAGGAGCCAAAAATTTCTTCACGCAGAAGCTGTCATGGAACTCTGTCAATAACTTCCCGCACAGTACATTCAACTGGGTAGGATTGGATGGGTCTCAGGTTTTGACGCACATGACCCCTGTGAATAACTACAACTCTCA GTGTAATATCGACGATATCCGACGAGGAGTTACTGGTCACAAAAACCTCGATGTCACTT CTCAGGCTCTTCTCTTGTTTGGCAACGGTGACGGTGGCGGCGGCCCCACTCCTCCCATGCTGGAGAAACTCCGTCGAGCTCGAGCTATCGGTCAGCACCCCGATGCAGGAGGCCAGCTGCCCCTCGTCAAGATGGGTGGGAGCTTCTCCGAGTTTTTTGACAGCGTTAGGAAGGAAACAGAGAATGGGATCAGGCTGCCTTACTGGAGGGGCGAATTGTACTTCGAACTGCATAGAGGAACGTATACTTCGCATGCTTCAATTAAAAAGGGTAACAGGAAGAGTGAAATTCTTATGAGACAGGCAGAGTATGCTGCCACGATAGCCAGCCTTGTTGATACTGATTACGAGTATCCCAAAGAG CGCTTCGATACTGCTTGGGAGGATTTGTTGCTTTGTCAATTCCACGATGTTTTGCCTGGAAGTGGCATCGCTATG ATCTACGAAGATGCTGAAAAGAAATACGCTGCCCTCCATTCTTCAATTACTGATATTCTGAATGAGGCAaactccatcctctttaAGCAATCAGCTCCTctaccctcttcttctcttgcagAAGTCCAAAGCCAGATATTCGCCGTGAACACACTTCTCAATTATCCTCGTCGGGAAGTAGTTGAAGTGCATCtaggggaagaagaggccaCTAGCCTTCGACAAGTGTCTGCGCAGGTCACAGATGACCAAAAGAAAGGGTGGTTGTTAATGAGCacaggaaaggatggaggaatggTTGCGCTACCCAAGGGGATTTATACCTCACCTAGAGTGACGA TCGTCCTGGAGAAAGATGGCGTAGCCGTGATGTCAAACGACAATATCTCTTTGAAAATTAAAGATGGGAGAATTGCTAGTGTCTATGACAAAATTTTAGA GAAAGAGCTTATTGCTCCTGGACAGACAGGCGGCTTGGTTATCATGGAAGATCATCCGAATTCTTGGGA TGCATG GGATGTTGATGATTTCCATCTTGAGAAACAAAAGCATCTCAAATTTGGCTCACTTCGTGTCAAAGCGAACGGTCCTCTGAGGGGCATCATTAGCACCACTTGCcaagttggaagaagtcTTATCCAGATTGAC ATCATTATGGACGCTATTGAGGCTTCTGTAAAAGCCAGCGCCCGCAGCATGATCCGGTTCGACGCCGTTGT TgactggaaagaaaaacatCAATTCCTGAAGT TCGAAATTCCCTTTGATATCTACTCCGATTTTGCTACCTATGATACGCAATTCGGAGCTATTGCTCGGCCTACACATAGGAACACAAGCTGGGACGCTGCCAA GTTTGAGGTCTGCGCGCACAAGTTTGCTGACTTGTCCGAA TATGGATATGGCGTCGCAATCCTCAACGACTGCAAATATGGCTA CGCCACACAGGGTAATATTATGCGTCTTTCGCTTTTGCGAGCCCCTACCAAACCAGATGCAGATTGCGATACTGGAACGCATTCGTTTTCATTTGCCATTTATCCCCATAGTGGTACTTTTATTGAAAGTGATGTGGCCCAAGTCGCGCATGCTTTTAATTCACCATTGTCCC TGCGTTGTGCTCCGAAAGATTTTTTGACAAATGTTTCGCCTTTGGCCAAATCATCTCCCTTTGCACTTGAAGGGGCTGCCAATGTAATGCTGGAGACCATTAAACGAGGCGAGGACGACCAAGTCTCTGGTGATAAGGCCAAGACTATCATTTTAAGAGTATACGAACATCTCGGTGGGCATGCTAAAGTTAAGCTCAATAT AAGGCATCTGGCTGTGATGAAGGCTGAGCTCGTCAACATCCTGGAAGATCAGCTTGAAACGCTTCATCTCTATCCGTTGGacgacaaggaaaaggcaaCTTTCGCTCtcgaagatgaaaagaatcCCCATTCCGGTGATAGCTTTTACGTCCAGCTGAGTATGAGGGGATACGAGGTGCAGACTGTAAGACTGACGGTAAAGGGTAAGGGAAGTAAGGCAGAGCCGGAAGGATGGATAAAGCTGTAA
- a CDS encoding UDP-glucose 4-epimerase, whose translation MQRVLVTGGLGYIGSHVVVSLLLTGKYQPIVIDNCHNAYPEALNRCAEIARDELGAEAPQPILHDIDLRDASAIEQVFEQYASDGGIWAVIHLAALKAVGESAELPLSYYRVNVAGSISLLEVSKKEGEMEESGILMRLQTMTKYSCNNLVFSSSATVYGTPPTIPIPETSPLVPESCYGRTKAMVEEIIHDLTKVGAEEGKPSLRAVSVRYFNPAGAHPSGKLGEEPRGKPGNLLPLLAQMAVGREKSQLKVFGTDFPTPDGTCVRDYLHIMDLAHGHVLALDALAVPSSQPNIFTETDPKDGYFRAFNLGRGQGMSVLNMIEAMRKATGFDYQYEIVGRRKGDVPDLTADPSLARKELGFVAKEDLESMCRDLWNFQTRHPNGYSSQA comes from the exons ATGCAGCGTGTCCTCGTTACCGGTGGCCTGGGTTACATCGGTTCCCACGTCGTtgtctctctcctcctgaCGGGCAAATACCAGCCCATCGTTATTGACAACTGCCACAACGCATACCCGGAAGCTCTCAATCGATGCGCAGAGATTGCTCGCGATGAGCTGGGTGCTGAGGCTCCCCAACCAATATTACATGATATCGATCTGAGGGACGCTTCCGCGATCGAACAAGTGTTTGAGCAGTATGCCTCGGATGGTGGCATCTGGGCTGTCATTCACTTAGCTGCCCTCAAGGCGGTGGGCGAATCTGCAGAGCTTCCGCTGAGTTACTACAGGGTGAATGTTGCCGGGTCAATTTCATTGCTTGAAGTGAGTAAGAAGGAGGgcgaaatggaagagagcgGAATTTTGATGCGTTTGCAGACCATGACCAAGTACTCTTGCAAcaatctcgtcttctcttcgtcggCTACAGTCTACGGCACTCCCCCCACTATCCCTATCCCCGAAACTTCTCCATTGGTTCCCGAGTCATGCTACGGTCGTACAAAAGCAATGGTCGAGGAGATCATCCACGACTTGACGAAAGTCGGTGCCGAAGAGGGCAAGCCAAGTTTGAGGGCAGTTAGTGTCCGGTATTTCAA CCCTGCCGGAGCACACCCTTCTGGAAAACTGGGTGAAGAACCTCGAGGTAAACCAGGAaatcttctcccactccttGCGCAAATGGCAGTTGGCAGAGAAAAATCTCAACTTAAAGTCTTTGGCACAGATTTCCCCACACCCGATGGTACATGCGTCAGAGACTATCTCCACATCATGGATCTCGCCCATGGCCATGTCCTTGCGCTTGATGCCCTTGCTGTTCCGTCTTCCCAACCCAATATCTTTACTGAAACTGACCCCAAGGATGGTTACTTCCGGGCTTTCAATCTAGGCAGAGGACAGGGTATGAGTGTCTTAAACATGATTGaagcgatgaggaaggcaaCAGGGTTTGATTACCAGTATGAGATTGTGGGAAGGAG GAAAGGAGATGTCCCAGATCTTACCGCCgatccttctcttgctcgAAAAGAACTCGGTTTTGTCGCGAAAGAAGATCTTGAATCCATGTGCAGGGATCTTTGGAACTTTCAAACAAGACATCCCAACGGCTATTCCTCTCAGGCGTAA
- a CDS encoding transmembrane receptor: MLVNNLVYFILALVTSASVIAQDDAWHLDYVYTLANEELDPVVSPNAQSSHMHKIIGGSRMAAYYNYNDYAAAKCSSLRVQADKSNYWMPNIYVISNSTNGTTMYTPVSAKSRFYYFLSRSTANEAVTPFPKGLRMLTGNPNNKAPTIVATFTCQVNADLSDTIVADNFNFDRDCPYGMKTELYFPPCWDGKNLYKSDGSHMSYPSQNVRSGRCPWTHPVRLPHIQLEYTWHVFNVGPGLPLNGRLAWANGDTTGYGIHGDFVNGWDMDVLTRAMNDSTCVGIKKAIPMQECLTLNNYFDDAAAAACTPELGTLVEPYGNVDNVAVPVLPGCNRLWGASGPKPTCNPPVAGLDVSKFKGNDGPYIAEDDERRDFVLPTTPGWKNIACLHDITSISGGVSYTDPSITTTSCQSHCLTAGYQYAATGQQATVWNCVCGTAISDTATVETGMCLTPCPGNSSQLCGGSYIYNVFYAPPGTTNSNSTNVRADGSTYVGCYNNPSNASTGLLGASTYNFQSNSMTTETCISACAQKGTNWALTTSQRWCYCGNDWNYGSGAITSSAQCTVPCTGNSSEICGDYYRSSVYNITSTQVSNSTAAHLAGYQGCYQDTGSRLGMTNNSWTSTTMTQSQCINGCSELGYSYAGIFGGNQCYCGKPNSNLVTLPASQCQSACAGRSNTTCGGSAAMDLYTVAAATVTPETVTSQKPSGYVGCFKDQGSNAAFTSTVYTYKSSSMTPDMCKQACLEFGYTYAGLENSNECHCGNNFPASQQMVSSLYCTASCPGSSSQTCGAAGYLEGYSLANTTSTISKPSGWLGCYSDNSNSRTLQGYSYSASSMTSKVCRTTCGNKGFSLSAVEYGTQCYCGNSLSGGTQAPASSCSMACSGNSSETCGAAGYLDLFNTTGVSAVSNGIAGYIGCYTDYSVLDGASYSSDWLSVDSCNQWCYARGAAYGSVRNGNTCKCSSKAPSTLTTTTSCNNPCSGDSTQQCGTSGAVAVYQISATNIKSGDFVISSNSSGYVGCYKEGSSRLLPSYSFTSNSMTNNLCFTNCKSLGYAFAGTENGNECYCSAKLNATSGGYRAQDSDCSTACKGGGGNCGAGGALSVWATANVTIPSTIEGLKGCYATGSFISSASLSYSGGYMTTDLCRRTCRAGGYSIAGLTNANTCGCSNSTNYGAEQAPSTCNAACNGNSSQICGATYSSAVSVFDTTGAGAQTPSGYPNYYIGCISDGNPRTLPDFSYKNSAMTSELCRQQAVANGYSLYGTEYSTECYAAKDRPNVPLLPDSYCSSTCGGSSTEKCGNGGRLSYYAIQGGVSAAQVSNAAASVGASSSVAASSTSQASSAASSSVAASSSTSRAASTASSSTSKAASTTSPAASTSRTSSSSSSSSSSSPSLSSSSAAASTSPASSAAVSTSSSASVTRRSLPSTDLNVRDLSRSRVVHQPRGWYIRAL; encoded by the exons ATGCTCGTCAATAATCTCGTCTACTTCATTCTCGCCTTGGTAACGTCGGCGTCTGTCATAGCCCAAGATGATGCCTGGCATCTTGACTATGTTTACACCCTCGCGAACGAGGAGCTCGACCCTGTCGTCTCCCCTAACGCCCAGTCCTCCCACATGCACAAGATTATCGGTGGTTCTCGGATGGCTGCCTACTACAACTACAATGATTATGCTGCTGCAAAATGCTCTTCGCTGAGGGTTCAAGCAGATAAGTCTAACTATTGGATGCCCA ACATTTATGTCATCAGCAACAGTACCAACGGTACCACCATGTACACGCCGGTCTCTGCCAAGAGCCGATTCTACTACTTCCTCTCTAGGAGTACGGCAAATGAGGCGGTCACCCCATTCCCGAAAGGTCTTCGTATGCTCACCGGTAATCCAAACAACAAAGCTCCCACCATCGTCGCCACGTTCACATGCCAAGTGAATGCCGACCTCAGCGATACCATCGTTGCGGACAACTTTAACTTCGACCGCGACTGTCCCTACGGTATGAAAACTGAGTTGTACTTCCCACCTTGTTGGGACGGGAAGAACCTGTACAAGTCAGATGGATCTCACATGTCGTATCCCAGTCAAAATGTCAGATCAGGTCGATGCCCTTGGACCCATCCTGTTAGGCTTCCGCATATCCAGTTGGAGTATACTTGGCACGTGTTCAATGTTGGACCCGGCCTACCTTTGAATGGACGGTTGGCTTGGGCTAACGGCGACACC ACTGGGTATGGTATCCATGGGGATTTCGTGAACGGTTGGGATATGGATGTTCTGACGAGGGCAATGAACGATTCCACATGTGTCGGAATCAAGAAGGCAAT TCCAATGCAGGAATGTCTCACCCTTAACAACTACTTTGACGATGCGGCCGCCGCAGCTTGTACTCCTGAGCTCGGTACCCTCGTTGAACCATACGGTAACGTCGATAATGTCGCTGTTCCTGTTCTCCCTGGCTGCAATCGTCTTTGGGGCGCCAGTGGTCCCAAGCCCACTTGTAATCCCCCTGTCGCTGGCCTCGATGTCTCCAAATTCAAGGGCAATGACGGCCCCTACATTGCTGAGGACGACGAGCGTCGCGATTTTGTCCTCCCCACAACGCCTGGCTGGAAGAATATTGCCTGTTTACACGATATCACCTCGATTTCTGGCGGCGTATCTTATACAGACCCTTctatcaccaccacctcaTGTCAGTCCCACTGCCTTACTGCAGGATATCAGTATGCTGCAACAGGCCAACAAGCCACCGTTTGGAATTGTGTTTGTGGTACGGCTATCAGCGATACAGCCACCGTCGAGACTGGCATGTGTCTCACTCCTTGCCCTGGTAACTCATCTCAGTTGTGCGGTGGCTCCTACATTTACAACGTTTTCTACGCCCCTCCTGGAACTACCAACTCCAATTCTACCAATGTACGAGCTGACGGTTCCACGTATGTTGGCTGCTATAACAACCCTTCCAACGCTTCCACCGGACTTTTAGGCGCTTCTACCTATAACTTCCAGTCTAATTCCATGACTACTGAGACTTGTATCAGTGCCTGTGCTCAGAAAGGAACCAATTGGGCACTCACTACCAGCCAGAGGTGGTGTTATTGCGGTAACGACTGGAACTACGGCTCTGGCGCCATCACATCCAGCGCTCAATGCACTGTCCCGTGTACCGGAAACTCAAGCGAAATCTGTGGTGACTATTACAGGTCTTCCGTTTATAACATCACCTCTACCCAGGTCAGCAACTCCACCGCTGCTCACCTCGCTGGTTATCAGGGTTGTTATCAGGATACTGGCAGCCGTCTCGGTATGACGAATAATAGCTGGACATCGACCACTATGACTCAATCGCAGTGCATCAACGGGTGCTCTGAGCTTGGATATTCTTATGCCGG TATTTTCGGAGGCAATCAATGTTACTGCGGCAAGCCAAACTCCAATCTCGTCACTCTTCCTGCTAGCCAATGTCAAAGTGCATGCGCAGGTCGCTCGAACACTACTTGCGGTGGTTCGGCAGCGATGGATCTTTACACTGTTGCTGCCGCCACGGTAACTCCTGAAACCGTCACTTCCCAGAAGCCTTCTGGTTATGTAGGGTGCTTCAAGGACCAAGGCTCCAACGCCgccttcacctccactGTGTACACGTACAAATCAAGCTCCATGACCCCTGACATGTGCAAGCAAGCTTGTCTCGAATTCGGTTACACATATGCTGG ATTGGAGAATTCAAACGAATGCCACTGTGGCAATAATTTCCCCGCCAGCCAGCAGATGGTCAGCAGCCTCTACTGCACAGCGTCTTGCCCCGGTAGCTCTAGCCAGACTTGCGGTGCAGCCGGGTATCTTGAAGGGTATAGCCTTGCAAACACTACCTCAACAATCAGCAAACCTAGTGGCTGGCTCGGATGCTACAGTGATAATTCCAACAGCCGTACTCTTCAAGGCTATTCCTACTCTGCCAGTAGCATGACTTCTAAGGTCTGCCGAACTACTTGCGGCAACAAGGGCTTTAGCTTGTCTGCTGTTGAATATGGGACACAATGTTATT GTGGCAACTCTCTGTCGGGCGGCACTCAAGctccagcttcttcttgtagCATGGCTTGCTCTGGGAACAGCAGTGAGACTTGTGGGGCTGCCGGCtatcttgatctcttcaacaCAACTGGCGTTTCCGCGGTGAGCAACGGGATCGCCGGATATATCGGTTGCTACACGGACTACTCCGTCCTCGATGGCGCCTCCTACTCTAGTGACTGGCTGTCTGTCGACTCTTGTAACCAGTGGTGCTATGCGCGAGGCGCTGCTTACGGCTCAGTGCGCAATGGCAATACCTGCAAGTGCTCATCTAAGGCTCCTTCCACCCTTACTACTACCACGTCCTGCAACAATCCTTGTTCAGGCGATTCTACTCAGCAATGCGGTACCAGTGGAGCTGTTGCTGTGTATCAAATATCTGCGACTAACATCAAGTCGGGTGACTTTGTGATTTCAAGCAACTCTTCCGGCTACGTTGGTTGTTACAAGGAAGGCTCATCACGTTTGCTCCCCAGCTACTCCTTTACCTCAAATTCGATGACCAACAACTTATGTTTTACTAATTGCAAGTCCCTTGGTTATGCATTTGCTGGAAC GGAGAATGGAAATGAGTGTTACTGTTCAGCCAAGCTGAACGCCACTTCTGGTGGTTACCGGGCACAAGACAGCGACTGTTCTACAGCCTGCAAAGGTGGTGGCGGTAACTGCGGTGCTGGTGGTGCCCTTTCAGTGTGGGCTACCGCCAACGTTACCATTCCATCCACGATTGAAGGTCTCAAGGGTTGCTATGCTACTGGTagcttcatctcttctgcgTCTCTCTCTTACTCTGGGGGCTACATGACTACCGACCTATGTCGACGTACTTGCCGAGCTGGAGGTTACTCTATTGCGGGTCTTACCAATGCCAACACCTGTGGCTGCAGCAACTCTACCAACTATGGAGCTGAGCAAGCCCCTAGTACTTGCAACGCTGCTTGCAATGGCAATTCGTCACAGATCTGCGGTGCGACCTATTCTTCTGCTGTTTCAGTCTTCGACACCACAGGTGCAGGCGCCCAAACACCTTCTGGCTACCCCAACTATTATATCGGGTGTATCTCTGACGGAAATCCCAGGACTTTGCCAGACTTCTCATACAAGAACTCTGCCATGACCAGCGAGCTTTGTCGTCAACAGGCTGTTGCCAATGGTTACTCTTTGTACGGTACTGAGTATTCTACAGAATGCTATGCGGCCAAGGATAGGCCCAACGTCCCTCTTTTGCCCGATTCTTATTGTAGTTCGACATGTGGTG GTTCTTCGACTGAGAAGTGTGGTAATGGCGGCCGATTGTCGTACTACGCCATCCAAGGCGGAGTTTCGGCTGCCCAGGTTTCTAACGCTGCAGCTTCCGTCGGTGCTTCCTCAAGCGTTGCAGCAAGCTCTACTTCTCAAGCGTCGAGcgcagcttcttcctcggtAGCAGCGTCGTCATCGACTTCTAGAGCTGCTTCCACAGCATCGTCGTCGACTTCTAAAGCTGCTTCCACAACGTCTCCcgccgcctccacctcaaggacctcctcctcctcctcctcctcctcttcttcttctccttctctttcttcttcttctgctgctgcctcaacctctccagcttcttctgcggCGGTCAGTACTAGTTCTAGCGCGAGCGTCACAAGGCGATCGCTCCCTTCCACAGACTTGAATGTGAGGGATCTTAGCCGAAGCCGAGTAGTCCACCAACCAAGAGGGTGGTATATCCGAGCGTTATAG